In Pyrus communis chromosome 1, drPyrComm1.1, whole genome shotgun sequence, the following are encoded in one genomic region:
- the LOC137739693 gene encoding omega-amidase, chloroplastic isoform X2: MASAYKPEEARVPPALPLPTPPVTKFKIALCQLSVTPDKERNISHARKAIEDTAAKGAQLVVLPEIWNGPYSNDSFPVYAEDIDAGGDASPSTAMLSEVAQRLKITIVGGSIAERSGDRLYNTSCVFDTDGKLLAKHRKIHLFDIDIPGKITFIESKTLTAGQIPTIVDTEVGRIGIGICYDIRFQELAMIYAARGAHLICYPGAFNMTTGPLHWELLQRARATDNQFGEVMATTEHEESIIIAEIDYSVIELRRTNLPVLKQRRGDLYRLVDVERLNSQ; encoded by the exons ATGGCGTCGGCTTACAAGCCCGAAGAAGCCAGGGTCCCGCCTGCTCTTCCCCTGCCCACTCCTCCCGTCACCAAG TTTAAGATTGCGCTGTGCCAATTGTCGGTGACGCCGGATAAGGAGAGGAACATTTCCCACGCTCGGAAAGCCATCGAGGATACCGCCGCAAAGGGTGCCCAGCTTGTTGTCCTCCCT GAAATTTGGAATGGTCCATATTCAAATGACAGCTTTCCGGTTTATGCCGAGGACATTGATGCGGGTGGCGATGCATCTCCTTCAACAGCCATGCTGTCTGAAGTTGCACAACGTCTGAAGATCACCATTGTTGGTGGATCTATAGCGGAGCGTTCTGGGGATCGGTTGTACAATACTTCCTGTGTCTTTGACACTGACGGAAAGCTGTTAGCTAAACACAGGAAG ATACACCTATTTGATATCGACATCCCGGGGAAGATTACCTTCATTGAATCAAAGACTCTCACAGCAGGGCAGATTCCTACCATTGTGGATACAG AAGTTGGGCGTATTGGCATAGGTATCTGTTATGACATTAGGTTTCAGGAACTAGCAATGATTTATGCAGCAAGAG GTGCTCACTTGATATGCTATCCTGGGGCTTTTAACATGACTACTGGACCGTTGCACTGGGAATTATTGCAGAGGGCAAG GGCTACAGATAACCAG TTTGGAGAAGTAATGGCGACGACAGAACATGAAGAGTCAATAATCATAGCAGAGATTGATTATTCAGTGATTGAGCTTAGAAG GACAAACCTCCCCGTACTGAAGCAAAGACGAGGCGATCTTTACCGGTTGGTAGATGTTGAGAGGTTAAATTCTCAATGA
- the LOC137739693 gene encoding omega-amidase, chloroplastic isoform X1 — protein MASAYKPEEARVPPALPLPTPPVTKFKIALCQLSVTPDKERNISHARKAIEDTAAKGAQLVVLPEIWNGPYSNDSFPVYAEDIDAGGDASPSTAMLSEVAQRLKITIVGGSIAERSGDRLYNTSCVFDTDGKLLAKHRKIHLFDIDIPGKITFIESKTLTAGQIPTIVDTEVGRIGIGICYDIRFQELAMIYAARGAHLICYPGAFNMTTGPLHWELLQRARATDNQLYVATCSPARDAGAGYVAWGHSTLVGPFGEVMATTEHEESIIIAEIDYSVIELRRTNLPVLKQRRGDLYRLVDVERLNSQ, from the exons ATGGCGTCGGCTTACAAGCCCGAAGAAGCCAGGGTCCCGCCTGCTCTTCCCCTGCCCACTCCTCCCGTCACCAAG TTTAAGATTGCGCTGTGCCAATTGTCGGTGACGCCGGATAAGGAGAGGAACATTTCCCACGCTCGGAAAGCCATCGAGGATACCGCCGCAAAGGGTGCCCAGCTTGTTGTCCTCCCT GAAATTTGGAATGGTCCATATTCAAATGACAGCTTTCCGGTTTATGCCGAGGACATTGATGCGGGTGGCGATGCATCTCCTTCAACAGCCATGCTGTCTGAAGTTGCACAACGTCTGAAGATCACCATTGTTGGTGGATCTATAGCGGAGCGTTCTGGGGATCGGTTGTACAATACTTCCTGTGTCTTTGACACTGACGGAAAGCTGTTAGCTAAACACAGGAAG ATACACCTATTTGATATCGACATCCCGGGGAAGATTACCTTCATTGAATCAAAGACTCTCACAGCAGGGCAGATTCCTACCATTGTGGATACAG AAGTTGGGCGTATTGGCATAGGTATCTGTTATGACATTAGGTTTCAGGAACTAGCAATGATTTATGCAGCAAGAG GTGCTCACTTGATATGCTATCCTGGGGCTTTTAACATGACTACTGGACCGTTGCACTGGGAATTATTGCAGAGGGCAAG GGCTACAGATAACCAG CTATATGTAGCAACTTGTTCCCCTGCTCGAGATGCTGGAGCCGGTTATGTGGCATGGGGCCACTCCACCCTTGTTGGACCA TTTGGAGAAGTAATGGCGACGACAGAACATGAAGAGTCAATAATCATAGCAGAGATTGATTATTCAGTGATTGAGCTTAGAAG GACAAACCTCCCCGTACTGAAGCAAAGACGAGGCGATCTTTACCGGTTGGTAGATGTTGAGAGGTTAAATTCTCAATGA